One window from the genome of Deinococcus sp. NW-56 encodes:
- a CDS encoding GAF domain-containing protein, which yields MTLPPLPPDLAAAPTVGAFGAALARFACQAVRAHGVQVWAVTGGALVVVGEEGRGLGLSDGTLAARALASGQRQEEGMLVALPFGGGVLELVGAEGAGVEALAGLLPLLTLALEGVQARETRRGRGRVAETVEQLVRRLGGSLDLAEVLTATAESAALALGFGRAFVALFSEVQDGRARTGEVFSYGFDSAFTGGVGVGPVSFGRLVDRGEVILYDRSRDGASPMAAGLAELDPEVALIAPLSARGRPLGLLYVDSRSAGVRVSEDDTWLVLALAEQASLAIDNARLYGTETRKREAAEALREAGAALAGSLHLPDTLSKVLERAKLLFGADAAGVYELQPDGRTLSIRGALGLPGEYVLRVRAKVGGGVTGRAVQRREMVAARDLPAEGYGGSSRYTRSLLARGEYPYRGVVSLPLGTRSGVFGVLTLYWTAPLPLDADDLALAEVFAGQASLAIENARLYEEELRREREAAVLLNVGRLLGEDQSDRALAEAARLATLALGAGRGLIALTGEDGAVVRCATYNLHAPNGAELASLAGQLGRGPRPLTRRHALPVAGSALIVPLRGGGEGEEVLGFLYADDPGTEPPSDRVLALSRSVADQMALTLTRERLLSALAREEARYRQLAEGAHDLILSADGAGLVTYANPAAVRLLGPLVGASLLTLPTPGTRPALHAAWEGARRQTAGGRAEIEVGPYRLEVRLSAVSGPAGGMLAVARDLSELQTLAAEIQRRGRALEAATSRQTELRTYLTLFTQAQEEERRRISRELHDDTAQVLIATSRRVARLARDLEGPGRERAQDILGDLDAAIESVRRFARNLRPSVLDDLGLLPALEWLAGQAATDTRLEVSGPERRLAPAVELTVFRLVQEALANVDKHAGARSAAIRVAYAPDGVRVTVRDDGQGFTPDQAQARAQAGHLGLIGLRERVALAGGELEVDSEPGRGTAVVFALPG from the coding sequence ATGACCCTCCCCCCCCTCCCCCCCGACCTCGCTGCCGCGCCCACCGTGGGGGCATTCGGCGCGGCGCTGGCCCGCTTCGCCTGTCAGGCCGTGCGGGCGCATGGGGTGCAGGTGTGGGCGGTGACGGGCGGGGCGCTCGTGGTCGTGGGTGAGGAAGGGCGGGGCCTGGGCCTCAGCGACGGCACGCTGGCGGCGCGGGCGCTGGCGTCGGGCCAGCGGCAGGAGGAGGGCATGCTGGTCGCCCTGCCGTTCGGGGGCGGCGTGCTGGAACTTGTGGGGGCGGAGGGGGCCGGGGTGGAGGCGCTGGCCGGGCTGCTGCCGCTGCTCACGCTGGCGCTCGAAGGCGTGCAGGCCCGCGAGACGCGGCGGGGCCGGGGCCGGGTGGCAGAGACGGTCGAGCAGCTCGTGCGGCGGCTGGGCGGGAGCCTCGACCTCGCGGAGGTGCTGACCGCGACCGCAGAGAGCGCCGCGCTCGCGCTGGGCTTCGGGCGGGCGTTCGTGGCCCTCTTCAGCGAGGTGCAGGACGGGCGGGCGCGGACGGGCGAGGTCTTCTCCTACGGCTTCGACTCGGCCTTTACCGGGGGGGTGGGGGTGGGGCCGGTGTCCTTCGGACGGCTGGTCGACCGCGGCGAGGTCATCCTGTACGACCGCAGCCGGGACGGGGCCTCGCCCATGGCGGCGGGCCTGGCGGAACTCGACCCGGAGGTCGCGCTGATTGCCCCCCTGAGTGCACGGGGGCGCCCGCTGGGGCTGCTGTACGTGGACAGCCGCTCGGCGGGGGTGCGCGTCTCGGAGGACGACACCTGGCTGGTACTCGCGCTGGCAGAGCAGGCCAGCCTCGCCATCGACAACGCCCGGCTTTACGGTACCGAGACCCGCAAGCGGGAAGCGGCCGAAGCCCTGCGTGAGGCGGGCGCGGCGCTGGCGGGGAGTCTGCACCTGCCCGACACCCTGTCGAAGGTGCTGGAGCGGGCCAAGCTCCTCTTCGGAGCGGACGCGGCGGGCGTCTACGAGCTGCAACCCGACGGGCGCACCCTCAGCATCCGGGGAGCGCTGGGGCTGCCGGGCGAGTACGTGCTGCGGGTGCGGGCCAAGGTGGGGGGCGGGGTGACCGGGCGGGCCGTGCAGCGCCGCGAGATGGTGGCCGCCCGCGACCTCCCCGCCGAGGGGTACGGGGGCAGCAGCCGCTACACTCGGTCGCTGCTCGCGCGGGGCGAGTACCCCTACCGGGGCGTGGTGAGCCTGCCGCTGGGCACCCGCTCGGGCGTGTTCGGGGTGCTGACCCTGTACTGGACGGCGCCGCTGCCCCTCGACGCCGACGACCTCGCGCTGGCCGAAGTGTTCGCGGGGCAGGCTTCCCTCGCCATCGAGAATGCCCGGCTGTACGAGGAAGAACTGCGCCGCGAGCGCGAGGCCGCCGTCCTGCTGAACGTGGGCCGGTTGCTGGGTGAGGACCAGAGCGACCGCGCCCTCGCAGAAGCTGCGCGGCTGGCGACCCTGGCGCTGGGGGCGGGCCGGGGGCTGATCGCGCTGACGGGCGAGGACGGAGCGGTGGTGCGCTGCGCGACTTACAACCTGCACGCGCCGAATGGAGCCGAACTCGCCTCGCTCGCGGGGCAACTCGGCCGGGGGCCGCGCCCGCTGACTCGGCGGCACGCCCTGCCGGTCGCGGGCAGCGCCCTGATCGTGCCGCTGCGGGGGGGCGGCGAGGGGGAGGAGGTGCTGGGCTTCCTCTACGCCGACGACCCCGGCACCGAGCCGCCGAGCGACCGGGTGCTGGCCCTGTCGCGCAGCGTGGCCGACCAGATGGCCCTGACGCTGACCCGCGAGCGGCTGCTCTCGGCGCTCGCGCGGGAGGAGGCCCGGTACCGCCAGCTCGCGGAAGGCGCCCACGACCTGATCCTGAGCGCGGACGGGGCCGGACTCGTGACCTACGCCAACCCTGCCGCCGTTCGGCTGCTGGGGCCGCTCGTGGGCGCGAGCCTGCTGACCCTGCCCACGCCGGGAACCCGCCCCGCCCTGCACGCCGCCTGGGAAGGAGCGCGGCGTCAGACCGCCGGGGGCCGCGCCGAGATCGAGGTCGGACCGTACCGCCTGGAGGTGCGTCTCAGCGCGGTGAGCGGGCCAGCCGGGGGGATGCTGGCGGTGGCCCGTGACCTCTCCGAACTCCAGACCCTGGCCGCCGAGATTCAGCGCCGGGGCCGGGCGCTGGAGGCCGCGACGAGCCGCCAGACCGAGCTGCGGACCTACCTCACCCTCTTTACCCAGGCGCAGGAGGAGGAACGCCGGCGCATCAGCCGCGAGCTGCACGACGACACCGCGCAGGTCCTGATCGCCACCTCGCGCCGGGTGGCCCGGCTGGCCCGCGATCTGGAGGGACCGGGGCGCGAGCGGGCGCAGGACATCCTGGGGGACCTCGACGCGGCGATCGAGAGCGTGCGCCGCTTTGCGCGAAACCTGCGGCCCAGCGTGCTCGACGACCTCGGGCTGCTGCCCGCGCTGGAGTGGCTGGCGGGACAGGCCGCGACCGATACCCGGCTGGAGGTCAGCGGCCCCGAGCGCCGCCTCGCCCCCGCCGTGGAGCTCACGGTGTTCCGGCTGGTGCAGGAAGCCCTCGCCAACGTGGACAAACACGCGGGCGCCCGCAGCGCGGCCATCCGGGTGGCCTACGCCCCGGACGGGGTGCGGGTGACCGTGCGCGACGACGGGCAGGGCTTCACGCCGGACCAGGCGCAGGCCCGTGCCCAGGCGGGGCATCTCGGCCTGATCGGGTTGCGCGAGCGGGTGGCCTTGGCGGGGGGTGAGCTGGAGGTAGACAGCGAGCCGGGACGGGGCACAGCGGTGGTGTTCGCGCTGCCGGGGTAG
- a CDS encoding response regulator transcription factor, protein MHDADASAAPARPITLLLVDDHPVVRKGTRELLEGESDLHVVGEADSGEDAVGKARELRPDVILMDVSMPGMNGIEATRAIKAFLPGVGVLVLTSYDDDAYVFALLEAGAAGYLLKNTSEDDLLGAVRAVAAGESALHPSVARKVLERFSTQQTPTPPEDALSPRELEVLRVAATGRTNKEIARDLDISPRTVQVHLANIFSKLDVGSRTEAVLYGIKRGWIDPKTL, encoded by the coding sequence ATGCACGACGCCGACGCCTCCGCCGCCCCCGCGCGGCCCATCACCCTGCTCCTGGTCGACGACCACCCGGTCGTCCGCAAGGGCACCCGCGAACTGCTGGAAGGCGAGAGCGACCTGCACGTCGTGGGCGAGGCCGACAGCGGCGAGGACGCGGTCGGGAAGGCCCGCGAGCTGCGCCCCGACGTGATCCTGATGGACGTGTCCATGCCCGGCATGAACGGCATCGAGGCCACCCGCGCCATCAAGGCCTTCCTGCCGGGCGTCGGCGTCCTCGTCCTGACGAGCTACGACGACGACGCTTACGTCTTCGCGCTGCTGGAGGCGGGGGCGGCCGGGTACCTGCTGAAGAACACCTCGGAAGACGACCTGCTGGGCGCGGTGCGGGCGGTCGCGGCGGGGGAGAGTGCCCTGCACCCCTCGGTCGCCCGCAAGGTGCTGGAGCGCTTCAGCACCCAGCAGACGCCCACGCCGCCGGAGGACGCGCTCAGCCCCCGCGAGCTGGAGGTCTTGCGGGTGGCCGCCACCGGGCGAACGAACAAGGAGATCGCCCGCGATCTCGACATCAGCCCGCGCACGGTGCAGGTCCACTTGGCGAACATCTTTTCCAAGCTGGATGTGGGCAGCCGGACGGAGGCGGTGCTGTACGGAATCAAGCGGGGGTGGATTGATCCGAAGACGCTGTGA
- a CDS encoding ABC transporter substrate-binding protein, which produces MTKADPRFRRPLGLIALTTLALTLAACDDKTETNTSTESGTIATTEGSGTEGSGETASTGSTSSGGSRDVLVVQESADIPTLDPGTTYDTGSGQVVENLYETLVTYQGNSLTELEPLLATEWNIANGGTEYRFTLRDGVQFHTGNEFKCADAEYTFRRNLVTNTSDSGNWFLAESLLGTGANANDDDSVTWDKISAAVRCDGETLVFTLPKADPAFLSKLAYIGQAIVDSEHAKEIGEWDGTEATWKDAVGKDLTGSPLSQQPSGTGAYKFVSKDATAFRAEAFENYWGDKASIKNVLIQIVPEQAARLQAFLRGDADMVETGGRAIIEEQLRGKPGVAVLDNLPDTSAFGIFMNQDIKGEGRLGSGKLDGQGIPANFFSDVNVRKGFVSAFDVDTYIKEVQNGVGEPRNFLLPETFPGYNPDVEPPQFDLDAAREAFQQAWDGQVWENGFVVNATYRAGSVPQQTGMELLKKNIESLNPKFKVNLEAKQWSEILEAGDKGEEILISTGWAPDYADPDNFVHTFYSSEGYYNPRANFKDEQIDAWVNEARSTSDAERRDELYTQIAERARDQAYFILMPSTPGILAYRDNIQGISEENYNPMLAFARAGTYWKNLSKN; this is translated from the coding sequence ATGACCAAAGCCGATCCCCGCTTCCGTCGCCCGCTGGGCCTGATCGCCCTGACCACCCTGGCCCTGACCCTCGCGGCCTGCGACGACAAGACCGAGACCAACACCAGCACCGAGAGCGGCACCATCGCGACGACCGAGGGCAGCGGCACCGAGGGTTCCGGCGAGACCGCGTCCACCGGCAGCACCTCCTCCGGCGGCAGCCGCGACGTGCTCGTCGTGCAGGAGAGCGCCGACATCCCCACGCTGGACCCCGGCACCACCTACGACACCGGCAGCGGTCAGGTCGTGGAGAACCTCTACGAGACGCTAGTCACCTACCAGGGCAACAGCCTGACCGAACTCGAGCCGCTGCTGGCGACCGAGTGGAATATCGCCAATGGGGGCACCGAGTACCGCTTTACCCTGCGTGACGGCGTGCAGTTCCACACCGGCAATGAGTTCAAGTGCGCCGACGCCGAATATACCTTCCGCCGCAACCTCGTCACGAACACGAGCGACAGCGGCAACTGGTTCCTCGCCGAGAGCCTGCTGGGCACCGGGGCCAACGCCAACGACGACGATTCGGTCACCTGGGACAAGATCAGCGCGGCGGTGCGCTGCGACGGCGAAACGCTGGTCTTCACGCTGCCCAAGGCCGACCCCGCGTTCCTGTCCAAGCTGGCCTACATCGGTCAGGCCATCGTGGACTCCGAACACGCCAAGGAGATCGGCGAGTGGGACGGCACCGAGGCCACCTGGAAGGACGCCGTGGGCAAGGACCTGACCGGCAGCCCGCTTTCGCAGCAGCCCAGCGGCACCGGGGCCTACAAGTTCGTGAGCAAGGACGCGACCGCCTTCCGCGCCGAGGCCTTCGAGAACTACTGGGGCGACAAGGCCAGCATCAAGAACGTGCTGATCCAGATCGTGCCCGAGCAGGCGGCCCGCCTCCAGGCCTTCTTGCGCGGCGACGCCGACATGGTCGAGACCGGTGGCCGCGCCATCATCGAAGAGCAGCTGCGCGGCAAGCCCGGCGTGGCGGTGCTGGACAACCTGCCCGACACCAGCGCCTTCGGCATCTTCATGAACCAGGACATCAAGGGCGAGGGGCGCCTGGGCAGCGGCAAGCTCGACGGCCAGGGCATCCCGGCGAACTTCTTCAGCGACGTGAACGTCCGCAAGGGCTTCGTGTCGGCCTTCGACGTGGACACCTACATCAAGGAAGTGCAAAACGGCGTGGGCGAGCCGCGCAACTTCCTGCTGCCGGAAACCTTCCCCGGCTACAACCCCGACGTGGAGCCCCCGCAGTTCGACCTTGACGCGGCCCGCGAAGCCTTCCAGCAGGCCTGGGACGGTCAGGTCTGGGAAAACGGCTTTGTCGTGAACGCGACCTACCGCGCGGGCAGCGTACCTCAGCAGACTGGGATGGAACTGCTGAAGAAGAACATCGAGTCCCTGAACCCCAAGTTCAAGGTGAACCTCGAAGCCAAGCAGTGGAGCGAGATTCTGGAAGCCGGGGACAAGGGCGAGGAGATCCTGATCAGCACCGGCTGGGCGCCCGACTACGCCGACCCGGACAACTTCGTCCACACCTTCTACTCCAGCGAGGGCTACTACAACCCCCGCGCCAACTTCAAAGACGAACAGATCGACGCCTGGGTGAACGAGGCCCGCAGCACCAGCGACGCCGAGCGCCGCGACGAGCTGTACACCCAGATCGCCGAGCGTGCCCGCGATCAGGCCTACTTCATCCTGATGCCCAGCACCCCCGGCATCCTGGCCTACCGCGACAACATCCAGGGCATCAGCGAGGAGAACTACAACCCGATGCTGGCCTTTGCCCGCGCCGGGACGTACTGGAAGAACCTCAGCAAGAACTGA
- a CDS encoding Hsp33 family molecular chaperone HslO: MISETYTESFVLRGTAAGGTLRLVGIDATGLVEEARVRHGLSKTATAALGRTLAASALLAVVLGKKPDSRVTVRVQGGGPVGWIVAEGSADGRVRGYVREPGADLPLRESDGKLDVRGIVGTDGELSVTRLLDNGEPYTGSAQLVSGEIAEDVSAYLGVSEQIPNAVLLGVYEEGGRVYRAGGLLVQAMPGVTDETLARLEANIRGMGQLTDHLRRGSLLETMHTAAGGLDLVLAAAAQPARFQCRCSRGKALDSLKFFAPGERQEMRDEGGQEVVCHWCGEHYQITPGEIASLDAETARAQA; the protein is encoded by the coding sequence ATGATTTCGGAGACGTATACAGAATCGTTCGTGCTGCGCGGCACAGCGGCGGGGGGGACCCTGCGGCTGGTCGGCATTGACGCGACGGGGCTGGTGGAGGAGGCGCGGGTGCGCCACGGCCTGAGCAAGACCGCCACCGCCGCGCTGGGGCGCACGCTGGCCGCCTCCGCGCTGCTGGCGGTCGTGCTGGGCAAGAAGCCTGACAGCCGGGTCACCGTGCGAGTGCAGGGGGGCGGACCGGTGGGCTGGATCGTGGCCGAGGGCAGCGCCGACGGCCGGGTGCGCGGCTACGTGCGCGAGCCGGGCGCGGACCTGCCGCTGCGCGAGTCCGATGGCAAGCTGGACGTGCGCGGCATCGTGGGCACCGACGGCGAACTGTCCGTGACCCGGCTGCTGGACAACGGCGAGCCGTACACGGGCAGCGCCCAGCTCGTCAGCGGCGAGATCGCCGAGGACGTGAGCGCGTACCTGGGCGTCTCCGAGCAGATTCCCAACGCGGTGCTGCTGGGCGTGTACGAGGAAGGCGGCCGGGTCTACCGCGCGGGCGGGCTGCTGGTGCAGGCGATGCCGGGCGTGACCGACGAGACGCTGGCCCGGTTGGAGGCCAACATCCGGGGCATGGGTCAGCTCACCGACCACCTGCGGCGGGGCAGCCTGCTGGAGACGATGCACACGGCGGCGGGGGGGCTTGACCTCGTGCTGGCGGCGGCGGCGCAACCCGCCCGCTTCCAGTGCCGCTGCTCGCGGGGCAAGGCGCTCGACAGCCTGAAGTTCTTCGCGCCGGGCGAGCGCCAGGAGATGCGCGACGAGGGTGGGCAGGAGGTCGTGTGCCACTGGTGCGGCGAGCACTACCAGATCACCCCCGGCGAGATCGCCAGCCTCGACGCGGAGACGGCGCGGGCGCAGGCCTGA
- a CDS encoding S1C family serine protease, whose protein sequence is MKNRLPAVLLVLVGLGLGATLLRDQVPVSGAQPPAAEEAAPASEAGARLQNERNTMDIVRRYEPGLVFISTELEVVQDLGWLFGGGQTQVQQGVGSGFFVNEAGDILTNYHVIAGEGGQGKADRITVRVMGQEEAVPAEVIGTAPQYDLALIRAEGLAQNLIRPIPLGNSDTLAVGQKAVAMGAPFGLEFSVTEGIVSSTERQIPIGFSGSGSGEGITQKAIQTDAAINPGNSGGPLLDSSGRVIGINTQIATGGSQQSAGVGFAIPVNAAKNLLPRLQEAGGGEVRAPRLGITAGLVVQARGQQAAVGLSALTAEGRRQLGLPERGLVVGQVAPNTPAARAGLRGGEAREFPGGVIALGGDVIVEAEGQPVDALEDLQAALLDKSEGDAVSLRVWRDGEEREVQATLDASAFE, encoded by the coding sequence ATGAAGAACCGTCTCCCCGCCGTCCTGCTGGTCCTCGTGGGTCTGGGCCTGGGCGCCACGCTGCTGCGCGATCAGGTGCCGGTGTCCGGCGCCCAGCCACCCGCCGCCGAGGAAGCGGCCCCGGCGAGCGAGGCGGGCGCCCGGCTTCAGAACGAGCGCAACACCATGGACATCGTGCGGCGCTACGAGCCGGGGCTGGTGTTTATCAGCACCGAGCTGGAGGTCGTGCAGGACCTCGGGTGGCTGTTCGGCGGCGGTCAGACGCAGGTGCAGCAGGGGGTGGGGAGCGGCTTTTTCGTGAACGAGGCGGGCGACATCCTGACCAACTACCACGTCATCGCGGGCGAGGGGGGCCAGGGCAAGGCCGACCGCATTACCGTGCGGGTCATGGGGCAGGAAGAAGCTGTGCCCGCCGAGGTGATCGGCACCGCCCCGCAGTACGACCTCGCGCTGATCCGGGCCGAGGGGCTGGCCCAGAACTTGATCCGGCCCATTCCGCTGGGCAACAGCGACACGCTGGCGGTGGGGCAAAAGGCCGTGGCGATGGGCGCTCCCTTCGGGCTGGAATTCAGCGTCACGGAGGGCATCGTGAGCAGCACCGAGCGGCAGATTCCCATCGGTTTCTCGGGGTCCGGGTCGGGCGAGGGCATCACCCAGAAGGCGATCCAGACCGACGCGGCGATCAATCCGGGCAACTCCGGTGGACCGCTGCTGGACTCGTCGGGGCGCGTGATCGGGATCAACACCCAGATCGCCACGGGCGGCAGCCAGCAGAGCGCCGGGGTGGGCTTCGCCATTCCGGTGAACGCCGCCAAGAACCTGCTGCCCCGCTTGCAGGAAGCCGGGGGCGGCGAGGTCCGCGCTCCCCGGCTGGGCATCACGGCGGGGCTGGTCGTGCAGGCCCGTGGGCAGCAGGCAGCGGTGGGCCTGAGTGCGCTCACGGCGGAGGGACGGCGCCAACTGGGACTCCCGGAGCGCGGGCTGGTCGTGGGGCAGGTCGCGCCGAACACCCCCGCCGCCCGCGCGGGACTGCGCGGCGGGGAGGCCCGCGAGTTCCCCGGCGGCGTGATCGCGCTGGGGGGCGACGTGATCGTGGAGGCCGAGGGGCAACCAGTCGACGCCCTCGAAGATCTTCAGGCCGCCCTGCTGGACAAGAGCGAGGGCGACGCCGTGAGCCTGCGCGTCTGGCGAGACGGCGAGGAGCGCGAGGTACAGGCCACCCTCGACGCCTCCGCCTTCGAGTGA
- a CDS encoding CCA tRNA nucleotidyltransferase: MTADPASLGREVWDRLRPEDREWLRSLSREAGPGARVALVGGAVRDALLGGTPLDLDVAVEGVDAGALAAASGLPTLVHPAFGNATVTLPDGRHADLVRARRETYPVPGANPLPLPGTLEDDLARRDFGLNALGLEVPPDGPPRLLDVTGGLDDLRARVLRPLHPHSLHEDASRLVRGARLAGRLGLEAHPELQRQVPDALGMAEQTPRLWAELWLLLREPRPGRAARVLEGWGAGCLLPAGAAERLEALDARQDAGEVVSPTTSAAALLSAAPDPAAWAGRLGLGEKPGALLARALGDAPASPGSPETILRALLRPGAYAGLSGRDVVARGVPPGPAVGAALAHLAALRRVGEVQSRSDEEAALEAYLRGEAATPSPG; the protein is encoded by the coding sequence ATGACCGCCGACCCGGCCAGCCTGGGCCGCGAGGTCTGGGACCGCCTGCGCCCCGAGGACCGCGAGTGGCTGCGCTCGCTCTCACGGGAGGCGGGGCCGGGGGCACGGGTCGCCCTGGTGGGCGGAGCGGTGCGGGACGCGTTGCTGGGCGGCACCCCCCTCGACCTCGACGTGGCGGTGGAGGGGGTGGACGCGGGTGCCCTCGCGGCGGCGAGCGGCCTGCCCACCCTGGTTCACCCCGCCTTCGGCAACGCGACCGTGACCCTGCCGGACGGCCGACACGCCGACCTCGTGCGGGCGCGGCGCGAGACGTACCCGGTGCCCGGCGCGAACCCGTTGCCCCTTCCCGGCACCCTGGAAGACGACCTCGCCCGGCGCGATTTCGGGCTGAATGCGCTGGGGCTGGAGGTGCCCCCGGATGGGCCGCCCCGCCTGCTGGACGTGACGGGCGGATTGGACGACCTGCGGGCACGGGTGCTGCGACCCCTGCACCCCCACTCCCTGCACGAGGACGCCAGCCGCCTGGTCCGGGGAGCGCGGCTGGCTGGGCGGCTGGGCTTGGAGGCCCACCCGGAGTTGCAGCGGCAGGTGCCCGACGCCCTCGGTATGGCCGAGCAGACGCCCCGGCTGTGGGCCGAGCTGTGGCTGCTGCTCCGGGAACCCCGGCCGGGGCGGGCCGCCCGCGTGCTGGAGGGGTGGGGGGCGGGCTGCCTGCTTCCCGCCGGAGCCGCCGAGCGGCTGGAAGCCCTGGACGCCCGGCAGGACGCGGGCGAAGTCGTCTCCCCCACCACCTCCGCGGCGGCCCTGCTCTCGGCGGCCCCCGACCCCGCCGCGTGGGCAGGTCGGCTGGGGTTGGGGGAGAAGCCCGGCGCCCTGCTGGCCCGCGCCCTGGGAGATGCCCCGGCCTCCCCCGGCAGCCCGGAGACCATCCTGCGGGCGCTGCTGCGGCCGGGGGCTTACGCGGGCCTGAGCGGGCGGGACGTGGTCGCCCGGGGCGTTCCGCCCGGCCCGGCGGTGGGGGCGGCACTCGCCCACCTCGCGGCCCTGCGCCGGGTCGGTGAGGTGCAGTCCCGGTCGGACGAGGAAGCGGCGCTGGAGGCTTATCTCCGGGGGGAGGCCGCGACTCCGTCACCGGGCTGA
- a CDS encoding site-2 protease family protein, which yields MLLSLLTESPLAFVIIAAALALSLTVHEFAHAWTADRLGDPTPRRFGRVTLNPGKHLDPFGTLLLLIAGFGFARPVPINPNNLGRWGTLWATAAGPISNILIALLCALLLAVLPKTGLIPVILLTVLSVNIVLAVFNLIPIPLLDGSRILGALVPSLGRSLAQFEAQPFSFLIVMLFIFLAREPIEQIIGTVQGWVLSLVGLR from the coding sequence ATGCTCCTGAGCCTGCTGACCGAAAGTCCCCTGGCGTTCGTGATTATCGCGGCGGCGCTGGCGCTGTCGCTGACCGTTCACGAGTTCGCCCACGCCTGGACCGCCGACCGGCTGGGCGACCCCACGCCGAGGCGCTTCGGGCGGGTCACCCTCAATCCCGGCAAGCACCTCGACCCCTTCGGGACACTGCTGCTGCTGATCGCAGGCTTCGGCTTTGCGCGGCCTGTGCCTATCAACCCCAACAACCTGGGACGCTGGGGCACCCTGTGGGCGACCGCCGCCGGGCCGATCAGCAACATCCTGATCGCCCTGCTGTGCGCCCTGTTGCTGGCGGTCTTGCCCAAGACCGGGCTGATCCCGGTGATTCTGCTGACCGTGCTGAGCGTCAACATCGTGTTGGCGGTCTTCAACCTGATTCCGATTCCGCTGCTGGACGGCAGCCGCATCCTGGGCGCCCTGGTGCCCTCGCTGGGGCGCAGTCTCGCGCAGTTCGAGGCCCAACCCTTTTCGTTCCTGATCGTGATGCTGTTTATCTTCCTGGCCCGTGAACCCATCGAGCAGATCATCGGGACGGTGCAGGGCTGGGTGCTGAGCCTGGTGGGGCTGCGCTAG
- a CDS encoding hemolysin III family protein, whose product MKRLLTAPREPVNALTHWGGALAGLAVLGPLLWWASSRGLTLWPFAVFGLSMVALYAASASYHSFRPGERGLLWLRKLDHAGIFLLIAGSYTPVAYFGLEGVWRDAVLWLVWGIAGAGVLLKLLTMRLPRWVSTLLYLGMGWLALLFLPQLARTLPGAALFWLAAGGVLYSIGAVIYGTKRWNPRPGVFGFHEIWHLFVLGGTGAHVAMMFHLR is encoded by the coding sequence GTGAAGCGACTGCTGACCGCCCCCCGCGAACCTGTAAACGCCCTGACCCACTGGGGTGGGGCGCTCGCGGGCCTCGCGGTGCTGGGGCCGCTGCTGTGGTGGGCCTCGTCACGGGGGCTGACGCTGTGGCCCTTTGCGGTGTTCGGGCTGAGCATGGTGGCGCTGTACGCGGCGTCGGCGAGCTACCATTCCTTCCGCCCCGGCGAGCGCGGGCTGCTGTGGCTGCGCAAGCTCGACCACGCGGGCATCTTCCTCCTGATCGCCGGAAGCTACACCCCGGTCGCCTACTTCGGGCTGGAGGGCGTATGGCGCGACGCCGTGCTGTGGCTGGTGTGGGGCATTGCGGGGGCGGGCGTCCTCCTCAAGCTGCTCACCATGCGGCTGCCGCGCTGGGTCAGCACACTGCTGTACTTGGGCATGGGATGGCTGGCGCTGCTGTTCCTGCCGCAACTCGCCCGCACCCTGCCCGGCGCGGCCCTCTTCTGGCTGGCGGCGGGGGGCGTCCTGTACTCCATCGGCGCGGTGATCTACGGGACCAAGCGCTGGAATCCCCGCCCCGGGGTGTTCGGGTTCCATGAGATCTGGCACCTGTTCGTGCTGGGGGGGACCGGGGCGCACGTGGCGATGATGTTCCACCTGCGGTAA